The Corallococcus caeni genome includes a region encoding these proteins:
- a CDS encoding glutathione peroxidase, with the protein MRTPLLFTVATVLSLSTAASAADKTEKKAMSFHQLSANRLDGKPEKLSDFQGKVALVVNTASECGYTPQYKGLQALYDSYKDKGVVVLGFPSNDFGGQEPGTSEQIAKFCELRFKVSFPMFEKVKTKGEGQSPVYAFLAKDHGEPKWNFHKYVVGKDGQVKAAFPSSVTPDSPELKAAIDKALAEK; encoded by the coding sequence ATGCGAACCCCACTGCTGTTCACCGTCGCGACGGTGCTCTCCCTCTCCACGGCGGCCTCCGCCGCGGACAAGACCGAGAAGAAAGCCATGTCCTTCCACCAGCTGTCCGCCAATCGGCTCGACGGCAAGCCCGAGAAGCTGTCGGACTTCCAGGGCAAGGTCGCCCTTGTCGTGAACACCGCGTCCGAGTGCGGCTACACGCCGCAGTACAAGGGCCTCCAGGCGCTCTACGACAGCTACAAGGACAAGGGCGTCGTCGTCCTGGGCTTCCCGTCCAACGACTTCGGCGGGCAGGAGCCGGGCACCTCCGAGCAGATCGCGAAGTTCTGCGAGCTGCGCTTCAAGGTCTCCTTCCCCATGTTCGAGAAGGTGAAGACGAAGGGCGAGGGCCAGTCCCCCGTCTACGCGTTCCTCGCCAAGGACCACGGCGAGCCCAAGTGGAACTTCCACAAGTACGTGGTGGGCAAGGACGGCCAGGTGAAGGCCGCGTTCCCCAGCAGCGTCACGCCCGACAGCCCGGAGCTGAAGGCCGCCATCGACAAGGCGCTCGCGGAGAAGTGA
- a CDS encoding RNA polymerase sigma factor: protein MSALSDEALCGAFLAGDAAAFGQLFERHRGLVFSLMRRYTVSAEDAADLTQQAFLRAMEASRRVFARFTPSTPTPFRSWLVRVALNLAKNHARQGLRWRPVLVERVMDDVAADPGEGAEASLERTQRGQRVRQAVLALPRRQREVLTLRVDGGLPFKDIAETLGITENNAKVQFHHAVKRLKADVAGETR from the coding sequence GTGAGCGCTCTCTCGGACGAGGCCCTGTGCGGGGCCTTCCTCGCGGGGGACGCGGCGGCGTTCGGCCAGCTCTTTGAGCGGCACCGGGGCCTCGTCTTCTCGCTGATGCGCCGCTACACCGTGAGCGCGGAGGACGCGGCGGACCTGACCCAGCAGGCGTTCCTCCGGGCCATGGAGGCGTCACGACGGGTGTTCGCGCGCTTCACCCCCTCCACGCCCACGCCCTTCCGTTCGTGGCTGGTGCGGGTGGCGCTCAACCTGGCGAAGAACCACGCGCGCCAGGGGCTGCGGTGGCGGCCGGTGCTGGTGGAGCGGGTGATGGATGACGTGGCGGCGGATCCGGGCGAGGGCGCGGAGGCGTCGCTGGAGCGCACCCAGCGGGGACAGCGGGTGCGTCAGGCGGTGCTGGCCCTGCCCCGCCGCCAGCGCGAGGTGCTGACGCTGCGGGTGGACGGCGGGCTGCCGTTCAAGGACATCGCCGAGACGCTGGGCATCACGGAGAACAACGCGAAGGTGCAGTTCCACCACGCGGTGAAACGCTTGAAGGCCGACGTGGCCGGGGAGACGCGGTGA
- a CDS encoding peroxiredoxin produces MIAVGDLAPDFVATDCHGQSVRLSELRGRRVVLFFFPRAFTVGCTIENRAFRDNHERIRELGAELVGVSVDTLTTQCDFAQQEGIHFALLGDDERRISRAWGVLWPVLNIDRRVTFIIGADGTVEHVIHHEVRVYRHLDDVLKYLQSHPAPGSDTASA; encoded by the coding sequence ATGATTGCCGTCGGAGACCTCGCACCTGACTTCGTCGCGACCGACTGCCATGGCCAGAGCGTGCGGTTGTCGGAGCTGCGAGGCCGGCGCGTCGTGCTCTTCTTCTTCCCGCGCGCCTTCACCGTGGGCTGCACCATCGAGAACAGGGCGTTCCGGGACAACCACGAGCGGATCCGCGAGCTGGGCGCGGAGCTGGTCGGCGTCTCCGTGGACACGCTCACCACCCAGTGCGACTTCGCCCAGCAGGAGGGCATCCACTTCGCCCTCCTGGGAGACGACGAGCGGCGGATCAGCCGCGCCTGGGGCGTGCTGTGGCCCGTCCTCAACATCGACCGGCGCGTCACCTTCATCATCGGCGCGGACGGTACCGTCGAACATGTCATCCACCACGAAGTGCGCGTCTACCGGCACCTGGACGACGTGCTGAAGTACCTCCAGTCCCACCCCGCCCCGGGCAGCGACACCGCCTCCGCTTGA
- the uvrA gene encoding excinuclease ABC subunit UvrA, which produces MHKTHLVGARTHNLKDLSVDLSEGEFVCVTGVSGGGKSSLALDTLYAEGQRRFVESFSPYARQFLERLERPPMDALEPVAAGVAVDRRAPVKSSRSTVATLADVEPYLSALFTREAMPVCPDCGLEAVRTDARVAAQAALREHPDAPAVFTYPVRIPDTSAFLDARARLLKDGYHRLMVQGEVKELETLKPGEATDPAGVAQVVVDRVKLTDANLSRVTQALEDAWARADGEALLFLPEAAPKRLRRGLVCPKCAREFEPARPGLFSYQSPVGACAPCRGFGRTIGIDWGKVIPNPGLSLAQGAIRPWSGQSTSWEREMLQRYCKQKGIPFDKPWEKLTAAQRESVLQGEGEYDGGRVYPGVRAWFRWMEGRTYKMHVRVLLARYRAYTLCESCHGARLNEQARAWRVGNLDLPGWHGLELTDALTRLDALKTLTGQGDLARRELSARLRYLQRVGLGYLTLDRPARTLSGGEAQRVSLTAALGTSLTGALFVLDEPTVGLHPGDVPPLTEAIAELADRGNIALVIEHDPLVIRSAHRVLELGPGAGRDGGKLCFDGTPEALAKRQDLPTGRMLSGGSEAPRTPRTRTGELVIREAREHNLKDVSVRVPLGVLCAITGPSGSGKSTLMDEVLYRHLARGLGVKDVEAPGDVAAVEGGAQVEAITFVDQSPLGRTSRGNAATYTKAWDRLRERFASEPDAEVRGLTSAHFSFNVDKGRCEACAGEGYETVEMQFLADVALLCAVCRGRRFKEEVLAVRHQGFSVAQVLEMTVDEVLQHFGDDSALKRTLGPAQRLGLGYLPLGQPLSTLSGGEAQRLKLARALASDAKGTLFLIDEPSAGLHAEDVRHVMASLHALVDRGASVLVVDHDVSVMKGSDWIIDLGPKGGRDGGRLVAEGTPADVAKVQGSATAAALRGEGKPLAKAVKLRRPGKDAPPAIEVEHAREHNLKDVSCRIPLGKMTVVTGPSGSGKSSLVFDVVFAEGQRRFLETLTPYARQFLPTLPRPDVERISSIPPTVALEQRTSRAGATSTVATVTEVAHYLRLMYAKIGEPHCPHDDTPIGATTPAALYAQVLATKGEGQVLAPAVRARKGTYLDVFTAAARAGITQAIADGALVSTDNPPRLTKTKEHDIDLVMYEGKLAKLPREVFESSLNWGKGAVKLRTGKAETLLSSERTCPRCGTAVPELDPRWFSFNTKQGRCESCEGTGVQGGPSAMAEGETAPCRTCGGTRLSPVPRAVRLEGARYHEVVQASVTATLARVRTWKLKGDRALLGETARQEMLRRLEFLERVGLGYLSLDRNAATLSGGEMQRLRLSAQLGAGLTGAMYVLDEPTIGLHPRDTHRLLDNLRALVETGSTVLVVEHDSDTIRAADHLLDLGPTGGRGGGHILAEGTPDVVLESDSPTALALRAAQVRPPSGRGEPKAWVELNGARANNLQRVDLKLPVGRLNVVSGVSGSGKSTLIRQVLYPALRDKLGLVTSKPGAFDSLKGTESIKRVLSVDQSPIGRTPRSVPATFLGIWDELRRVFAATPEAKIRGFGPARFSFNTAAGGRCKVCEGQGAISHEMSFLPDVVTPCEACNGARFDAATLEVRYHGLTVGDVLRLSADEAKDVFRSLPKVAAPLECLADLGVGYLQLGQGSNTLSGGEAQRLKLAAELTATSRHEPTLYVLDEPTTGLHLGDVEKLITFLGRLVDRGDTLVVIEHHPSVIAAGDHVVELGPEGGEGGGRIVGAGTPREVAKLKTPTGRVLKTVFSTEEPRTRVAARGR; this is translated from the coding sequence ATGCACAAGACCCACCTCGTCGGCGCCCGCACCCACAACCTCAAGGATCTGTCCGTCGACCTCTCCGAAGGAGAGTTCGTCTGCGTCACCGGCGTGTCCGGAGGCGGCAAATCGAGCCTCGCGCTGGACACGCTCTACGCGGAGGGCCAGCGGCGCTTCGTGGAGAGCTTCAGCCCGTATGCCCGGCAGTTCCTCGAGCGGCTGGAGCGGCCGCCCATGGACGCGCTGGAGCCGGTGGCCGCGGGCGTCGCGGTGGACCGGCGCGCGCCGGTGAAGAGCTCGCGCTCCACGGTGGCGACGCTTGCGGACGTGGAGCCGTACCTGTCCGCGCTCTTCACCCGGGAGGCCATGCCGGTGTGTCCGGACTGTGGCCTGGAGGCGGTGCGCACCGACGCGCGCGTGGCCGCGCAGGCCGCGCTGCGTGAGCACCCGGACGCGCCCGCCGTCTTCACGTACCCCGTGCGCATCCCGGACACGTCCGCGTTCCTCGACGCGAGGGCCCGCCTGCTGAAGGACGGCTACCACCGGCTGATGGTGCAGGGCGAGGTGAAGGAGCTGGAGACGCTCAAGCCGGGCGAGGCCACCGACCCCGCGGGCGTGGCGCAGGTGGTGGTGGACCGGGTGAAGCTGACGGACGCGAACCTGTCCCGCGTCACCCAGGCGCTGGAGGACGCGTGGGCGCGCGCGGACGGCGAGGCGCTGCTCTTTCTTCCGGAGGCCGCGCCGAAGCGGCTGCGCCGGGGCCTGGTGTGCCCGAAGTGCGCGCGGGAGTTCGAGCCCGCGAGGCCGGGCCTCTTCAGCTACCAGAGCCCGGTGGGCGCGTGCGCGCCGTGCCGCGGCTTCGGGCGCACCATCGGCATCGACTGGGGGAAGGTGATCCCCAACCCGGGCTTGAGCCTGGCGCAGGGGGCCATCCGTCCCTGGTCCGGCCAGTCCACCAGCTGGGAGCGCGAGATGCTCCAGCGCTACTGCAAGCAGAAGGGCATCCCCTTCGACAAGCCGTGGGAGAAGCTCACCGCCGCGCAGCGCGAGTCGGTGCTCCAGGGCGAGGGGGAGTACGACGGCGGCCGCGTCTACCCGGGCGTGCGCGCGTGGTTCCGGTGGATGGAGGGGCGCACGTACAAGATGCACGTGCGCGTGCTGCTGGCGCGCTATCGCGCGTACACGCTCTGCGAGAGCTGTCACGGCGCGCGGCTCAACGAGCAGGCCCGCGCGTGGCGCGTGGGCAACCTGGACCTGCCGGGCTGGCACGGGCTGGAGCTGACGGACGCGCTGACGCGGCTGGATGCGCTGAAGACGCTGACGGGGCAGGGCGACCTGGCGCGGCGCGAGCTGTCCGCGCGCCTGCGCTACCTGCAGCGCGTGGGCCTGGGCTACCTCACGCTGGACCGGCCCGCGCGCACGCTGTCCGGCGGCGAGGCGCAGCGCGTGTCGCTGACGGCGGCGCTGGGCACGTCGCTGACGGGCGCGCTCTTCGTGCTGGACGAGCCCACCGTGGGCCTGCACCCGGGGGACGTGCCGCCGCTCACGGAGGCCATCGCGGAGCTGGCGGACCGGGGCAACATCGCGCTGGTCATCGAGCATGATCCGCTGGTCATCCGCTCCGCGCACCGCGTGCTGGAGCTGGGCCCGGGCGCGGGACGCGACGGCGGCAAGCTGTGCTTCGACGGCACCCCGGAGGCGCTGGCGAAGCGGCAGGACCTGCCCACCGGCCGCATGCTGTCCGGCGGCTCGGAGGCGCCGCGCACGCCGCGCACGCGCACGGGGGAGCTGGTCATCCGCGAGGCGCGCGAGCACAACCTCAAGGACGTGTCCGTGCGCGTGCCGCTGGGCGTGCTGTGCGCCATCACCGGCCCCAGTGGCTCCGGCAAGAGCACGCTGATGGACGAGGTGCTCTACCGGCACCTGGCGCGCGGGCTGGGCGTGAAGGACGTGGAGGCCCCCGGTGACGTGGCGGCGGTGGAGGGTGGGGCGCAGGTGGAGGCCATCACCTTCGTGGACCAGTCCCCGCTGGGGCGCACGTCGCGCGGCAACGCGGCCACGTACACCAAGGCGTGGGACCGGCTGCGCGAGCGCTTCGCGTCCGAGCCCGACGCGGAGGTGCGGGGACTGACGTCCGCGCACTTCTCCTTCAACGTGGACAAGGGCCGCTGCGAGGCCTGCGCGGGTGAGGGCTACGAGACGGTGGAGATGCAGTTCCTCGCGGACGTGGCCCTGTTGTGCGCGGTGTGCCGGGGCCGGCGCTTCAAGGAGGAGGTGCTCGCCGTCCGCCACCAGGGCTTCAGCGTGGCGCAGGTGCTGGAGATGACGGTGGACGAGGTGCTCCAGCACTTCGGCGACGATTCCGCGTTGAAGCGCACGCTGGGGCCGGCGCAGCGGCTGGGCCTGGGCTACCTGCCCCTGGGCCAGCCCCTGTCCACGCTGTCCGGCGGCGAGGCGCAGCGGCTCAAGCTGGCGCGCGCGCTGGCCAGCGACGCGAAGGGCACGCTGTTCCTCATCGACGAGCCGAGCGCCGGCCTCCACGCGGAGGACGTGCGCCACGTGATGGCGTCGCTGCACGCGCTGGTGGACCGGGGCGCCAGCGTGCTGGTGGTGGACCACGACGTGTCGGTGATGAAGGGCTCGGACTGGATCATCGACCTGGGGCCCAAGGGCGGCCGGGACGGTGGCCGGCTGGTGGCGGAGGGCACGCCCGCGGACGTGGCGAAGGTGCAGGGCAGCGCCACCGCCGCCGCGCTCCGGGGCGAGGGCAAGCCGCTGGCGAAGGCGGTGAAGCTGCGCCGCCCGGGGAAGGACGCGCCGCCCGCCATCGAGGTGGAGCATGCGCGCGAGCACAACCTCAAGGACGTGTCCTGCCGGATTCCCCTGGGGAAGATGACGGTGGTGACGGGGCCCAGCGGCTCCGGCAAGAGCTCGCTGGTGTTCGACGTCGTCTTCGCGGAAGGGCAGCGCCGCTTCCTGGAGACGCTGACGCCGTACGCCCGGCAGTTCCTGCCCACGCTGCCGCGCCCGGACGTGGAGCGCATCAGCAGCATCCCGCCCACCGTGGCGCTGGAGCAGCGCACGTCACGCGCGGGGGCCACCAGCACCGTGGCCACCGTCACCGAGGTCGCCCACTACCTGCGCCTCATGTACGCGAAGATTGGCGAGCCGCACTGCCCTCACGACGACACGCCCATCGGCGCCACGACACCGGCCGCGCTCTACGCGCAGGTGCTGGCGACGAAGGGCGAGGGGCAGGTGCTGGCGCCCGCGGTGCGCGCTCGCAAGGGCACGTACCTGGACGTCTTCACCGCGGCGGCGCGCGCGGGCATCACCCAGGCCATCGCGGACGGGGCGCTGGTGTCCACGGACAACCCGCCGCGCCTGACGAAGACGAAGGAACACGACATCGACCTCGTGATGTACGAGGGCAAGCTCGCGAAGCTGCCGCGCGAGGTGTTCGAGTCTTCGCTCAACTGGGGCAAGGGCGCCGTGAAGCTGCGCACGGGCAAGGCGGAGACGCTGCTGTCCAGCGAGCGCACGTGCCCCAGGTGCGGGACCGCCGTGCCGGAGCTGGACCCGCGCTGGTTCTCCTTCAACACGAAGCAGGGCCGCTGCGAGTCGTGCGAGGGCACCGGCGTGCAGGGCGGTCCTTCCGCGATGGCCGAGGGCGAGACGGCCCCGTGCCGCACGTGCGGTGGCACCCGCCTGTCCCCGGTGCCGCGCGCGGTGCGGCTGGAGGGCGCGCGCTACCACGAGGTGGTGCAGGCGTCGGTGACGGCCACGCTCGCGCGCGTGCGCACCTGGAAGCTCAAGGGCGACCGGGCGCTGCTGGGGGAGACAGCGCGGCAGGAGATGCTGCGGCGCCTGGAGTTCCTGGAACGCGTGGGCCTGGGCTACCTGTCCCTGGACCGCAACGCCGCCACGCTGTCCGGCGGTGAGATGCAGCGGCTGCGGCTGTCCGCGCAGCTGGGGGCGGGCCTCACCGGCGCGATGTACGTGCTGGACGAGCCCACCATCGGCCTGCACCCGCGCGACACGCACCGGCTGCTCGACAACCTGCGCGCGCTGGTGGAGACGGGCTCCACGGTGCTCGTGGTGGAGCATGACTCCGACACCATCCGCGCCGCGGATCACCTGCTGGACCTGGGACCCACGGGCGGCCGGGGCGGTGGCCACATCCTGGCGGAGGGCACGCCGGACGTGGTGCTGGAGTCGGACTCTCCCACCGCGCTGGCGCTGCGGGCCGCGCAGGTGCGGCCTCCTTCAGGGAGAGGCGAGCCGAAGGCCTGGGTGGAGCTGAACGGCGCACGCGCGAACAACCTCCAGCGCGTGGACCTCAAGCTGCCGGTGGGCCGGCTCAACGTCGTCTCCGGCGTGTCCGGCTCCGGCAAGAGCACGCTCATCCGGCAGGTGCTGTACCCGGCGCTGCGCGACAAGCTGGGGCTCGTCACATCGAAGCCCGGCGCGTTCGACTCGCTCAAGGGCACGGAGTCCATCAAGCGGGTGCTGTCGGTGGATCAGTCGCCCATCGGCCGCACGCCGCGCTCGGTGCCGGCGACCTTCCTGGGCATCTGGGACGAGCTGCGCCGCGTGTTCGCGGCCACGCCCGAGGCGAAGATCCGCGGCTTCGGGCCCGCGCGCTTCTCCTTCAACACGGCGGCGGGTGGCCGCTGCAAGGTGTGCGAGGGGCAGGGCGCCATCTCCCATGAGATGTCCTTCCTGCCGGACGTCGTCACGCCGTGCGAGGCCTGCAACGGGGCGCGCTTCGACGCCGCCACGCTGGAGGTGCGCTACCACGGGCTCACCGTGGGCGACGTGCTGCGCCTGTCCGCGGACGAGGCGAAGGACGTGTTCCGTTCGCTGCCCAAGGTCGCCGCTCCGCTGGAGTGCCTGGCGGACCTGGGCGTGGGCTACCTGCAATTGGGGCAGGGCTCCAACACGCTGTCCGGCGGCGAGGCGCAGCGGCTCAAGCTGGCCGCGGAGCTGACGGCCACCTCCCGCCACGAGCCCACGCTGTACGTGCTGGATGAACCCACCACGGGCCTGCACCTGGGCGACGTGGAGAAGCTGATCACGTTCCTGGGCCGGCTGGTGGACCGGGGGGACACGCTGGTCGTCATCGAGCACCACCCCTCGGTCATCGCCGCGGGGGACCACGTGGTGGAGCTGGGGCCGGAGGGCGGCGAGGGCGGAGGCCGCATCGTGGGCGCGGGCACGCCTCGCGAGGTGGCGAAGCTCAAGACGCCCACGGGGCGCGTGCTCAAGACGGTTTTTTCCACTGAAGAACCCAGGACGCGCGTCGCCGCGCGGGGACGGTGA
- a CDS encoding zf-HC2 domain-containing protein, whose product MGACVEYEEQASLHAAEALEGEEATRFQAHLESCAACQAEVASAREVLGLVALPPQTPVEVRAQEGLGARTLAAWRREQSRRGMGRRALGSLAAVAAVVALMLGPSALERLKAPHPVATPAAVQTASPRDDVDAETLAAFEAWAGLDPLEDDASGYSVDEDLTWEGDDADLDGDFDLGETL is encoded by the coding sequence ATGGGTGCGTGCGTGGAATACGAGGAGCAGGCGAGCCTCCACGCCGCGGAGGCGCTGGAGGGCGAGGAGGCCACGCGCTTCCAGGCCCACCTGGAGTCCTGCGCGGCCTGTCAGGCGGAGGTGGCCTCCGCGCGAGAGGTGCTGGGGCTGGTGGCGCTGCCGCCCCAGACGCCCGTGGAGGTGCGCGCGCAGGAGGGCCTGGGCGCACGGACCCTGGCGGCCTGGCGCCGTGAACAGTCGCGGCGGGGCATGGGCCGCCGGGCGCTGGGTTCGCTCGCGGCGGTGGCGGCGGTGGTGGCGCTGATGCTGGGGCCGTCCGCGCTGGAGCGCCTCAAGGCGCCCCACCCCGTGGCGACGCCGGCCGCCGTGCAGACAGCGAGTCCCCGCGACGACGTGGACGCGGAGACGCTGGCCGCCTTCGAGGCGTGGGCCGGGTTGGATCCGCTGGAGGACGACGCTTCGGGGTACAGCGTGGACGAGGACCTGACGTGGGAGGGCGACGACGCCGACCTGGATGGGGACTTCGACCTGGGAGAGACACTGTGA
- a CDS encoding chemotaxis protein, whose product MAPVPPPVRVVTVVLFAALCGGCASLEPQRSELSTRVGRSDLSVAVMRTRVRDLARRFSGLIEALADDLASRSGSPTVAAAMLRFKANAVPAVQSSLFKPDPVAALIDTWALLAQLEEALPRSAAGASPELVARAHDSLVALESQLEAEWREVTGREDVTGARDTVHAWAAAHPLTGPLVTRESTTALLSSLTDVTGGGLRSTAAGLVEDTRDLTARVDLYATSLPRQARWQAELVATDAMRAPTVQAALAELGRTVDLLDRVGAMAANTPALIERERRAVLDAVHGERLGLQTFVTGERQAVLADVGRERQAVVDALHAERVATLQQLDGLARGWVDHAFDRLGPLVDRVFLWLALLSLLLGVGGVLGGLLLTRAWRRAR is encoded by the coding sequence ATGGCTCCGGTTCCTCCCCCTGTCCGCGTCGTGACCGTGGTGCTGTTCGCGGCGCTGTGCGGTGGATGCGCGTCGCTGGAGCCCCAGCGCTCGGAGCTGTCCACGCGCGTGGGACGCTCCGACCTGTCCGTGGCGGTGATGCGCACGCGGGTGCGGGACCTGGCCCGGCGCTTCTCCGGATTGATTGAGGCCCTGGCGGACGACCTGGCCTCGCGTTCCGGTTCACCCACCGTGGCCGCGGCCATGCTGCGGTTCAAGGCCAACGCGGTGCCCGCCGTGCAGAGCTCGCTCTTCAAGCCGGATCCGGTGGCGGCCCTCATCGACACCTGGGCGCTGCTGGCCCAGCTGGAGGAGGCCCTGCCGCGCTCCGCCGCGGGTGCCTCGCCGGAGCTGGTGGCGCGCGCCCATGACTCGCTGGTGGCGCTGGAATCCCAGCTGGAGGCCGAGTGGCGCGAGGTCACCGGCCGCGAGGACGTGACCGGAGCCCGTGACACGGTGCACGCCTGGGCCGCGGCGCACCCGCTGACCGGACCGCTCGTCACACGCGAATCCACCACGGCCCTGCTGTCCTCCCTCACGGATGTGACAGGGGGAGGCCTGAGGTCCACGGCGGCCGGTCTCGTCGAGGACACGCGCGACCTCACCGCGCGCGTGGACCTCTATGCGACGAGCCTCCCCCGGCAGGCGCGCTGGCAGGCGGAGCTGGTCGCCACCGACGCGATGCGTGCCCCCACCGTCCAGGCCGCGCTGGCGGAGCTGGGGCGCACGGTGGACCTGCTGGACCGTGTGGGCGCGATGGCCGCGAACACGCCCGCGCTCATCGAACGCGAACGCCGCGCGGTGCTGGACGCCGTGCACGGCGAGCGCCTGGGCCTCCAGACGTTCGTCACCGGCGAGCGGCAGGCGGTGCTCGCGGACGTGGGGCGTGAGCGGCAGGCGGTGGTGGACGCGCTGCACGCCGAGCGCGTGGCCACGCTCCAGCAGCTGGACGGACTGGCGCGCGGCTGGGTGGACCACGCGTTCGACCGGCTGGGCCCGCTGGTGGACCGCGTGTTCCTCTGGCTCGCGCTGCTGTCGTTGCTGCTGGGCGTGGGCGGGGTGCTGGGCGGCCTGTTGCTGACGCGGGCGTGGCGGCGCGCGCGCTGA
- a CDS encoding YcaO-like family protein, which produces MSPALTDPASPAFLDALARGLGVTRVARVTGLDRTGVEVACAVRPGGHVLQVCNGKGLTFEAAARGALFETAELWAAETVRPERLRWGSQAELERTGDPVWGVEALGSAGAVVAPRLAGPAVRLAWCEARTLDGGERVWVPAQGVYCPPSGTSALGPLSVAWTTNGSGAHPESEPALLHALLEATERDQLARALPEGWSEEGVVGRMLRPERLEDGAPRTAGLRETLEARGFRAYLFDVTPAPRTRGRVGLPVAAAVLVDADEGPVPLTAGYACALDRDEALHKALLEAAQSRLTDIHGAREDVAAADREASLGFAQALAEVRPRRAVDAMPDVAVRRAGTATAKVRTVLSLLDGAGFTRVAGVALDAPVPGLHVWKVVVAGMRVSELL; this is translated from the coding sequence GTGTCGCCTGCCTTGACGGACCCTGCCTCCCCCGCCTTCCTCGATGCCCTGGCCCGTGGCCTGGGCGTGACCCGGGTTGCCCGCGTCACCGGCCTGGACCGCACCGGCGTGGAGGTCGCCTGCGCGGTGCGTCCGGGTGGACACGTGCTCCAGGTGTGTAACGGCAAGGGGCTCACCTTCGAGGCCGCGGCCCGGGGCGCGCTCTTCGAGACGGCGGAGCTGTGGGCGGCGGAGACGGTCCGGCCGGAGCGGCTGCGCTGGGGTTCCCAGGCGGAGCTGGAGCGGACAGGCGACCCGGTGTGGGGCGTGGAGGCGCTGGGGTCGGCGGGGGCGGTGGTGGCGCCCAGGCTCGCGGGGCCGGCGGTGCGGCTGGCGTGGTGCGAGGCGCGGACGCTGGACGGCGGCGAGCGCGTCTGGGTGCCGGCGCAGGGCGTGTACTGCCCGCCCTCCGGGACGTCGGCGCTGGGGCCGCTGTCGGTGGCCTGGACGACGAATGGCTCCGGGGCGCATCCGGAGTCGGAGCCGGCGCTGCTGCACGCGCTGCTGGAGGCCACGGAGCGCGACCAGCTGGCGCGGGCGCTGCCGGAGGGCTGGTCGGAGGAGGGCGTGGTGGGGCGGATGCTGCGGCCGGAGCGCCTGGAGGACGGGGCGCCGCGCACGGCCGGGCTGAGGGAGACGCTGGAGGCCCGGGGGTTTCGCGCCTACCTCTTCGACGTGACGCCAGCGCCCCGGACGCGGGGCCGGGTGGGGCTGCCGGTGGCGGCGGCGGTGCTGGTGGACGCGGACGAGGGGCCGGTGCCCCTCACGGCCGGTTATGCGTGCGCGCTGGACCGGGATGAGGCCTTGCACAAGGCCCTGCTGGAGGCCGCGCAGTCGCGGCTGACGGACATCCACGGCGCCCGTGAGGACGTGGCGGCGGCGGACCGCGAGGCTTCGCTGGGGTTCGCCCAGGCCCTGGCGGAGGTGCGGCCGAGGCGCGCCGTGGACGCGATGCCGGACGTGGCGGTCCGGCGGGCAGGCACCGCGACAGCGAAGGTGCGCACGGTGCTGTCGCTGCTGGATGGCGCGGGCTTCACCCGGGTGGCGGGTGTGGCGCTGGATGCGCCGGTGCCAGGGCTGCACGTGTGGAAGGTGGTGGTGGCGGGCATGCGCGTCTCGGAGCTCCTGTGA
- a CDS encoding DUF4136 domain-containing protein, whose amino-acid sequence MRLLSRVLSVIVCLGLASCAGVKVGTNYDPAAVQRINSFHTYAWLSQPQRTKDTRINNDITQAQVTEAVDRDLQARGYKRVDASANPDFLIGWQGAIDTRLSAESVDNYWGYPWDPFWGSYYGPWGTYVRQYDVGTLILDVVDAREKRLVWRGTAQANLGDTPSVQGNGGRIEKGVEKMMEKFPPKPEKS is encoded by the coding sequence ATGCGTCTGCTGTCCCGTGTCCTTTCCGTCATCGTGTGCCTGGGGCTCGCGTCCTGCGCGGGCGTCAAGGTCGGCACCAACTACGACCCCGCCGCGGTCCAGCGCATCAACTCGTTCCACACCTATGCGTGGCTCTCGCAGCCCCAGCGGACGAAGGACACGCGCATCAACAACGACATCACCCAGGCCCAGGTGACGGAGGCCGTGGATCGCGACCTCCAGGCCCGCGGCTACAAGAGGGTGGACGCGAGCGCGAACCCGGACTTCCTCATCGGCTGGCAGGGCGCCATCGACACGCGGCTGTCCGCGGAGTCGGTGGACAACTACTGGGGCTACCCGTGGGATCCGTTCTGGGGTTCGTACTACGGGCCCTGGGGGACGTACGTGCGCCAGTACGACGTGGGCACGCTCATCCTCGACGTGGTGGACGCGAGGGAGAAGCGGCTCGTCTGGCGCGGCACGGCCCAGGCGAACCTGGGCGACACCCCGAGCGTCCAGGGCAACGGCGGCAGGATTGAGAAAGGCGTGGAGAAGATGATGGAGAAGTTCCCGCCCAAGCCGGAGAAGTCGTAG